The following nucleotide sequence is from Bradyrhizobium roseum.
AGCGCGGCCAGGTTGGCCGCCGGAAGCTTCGGGCCTTGACGAAGATTTCGTGTGTGCCCTGCTCGAGATGCTCGGCCTCGAGGTTCTTGGCAAACCCGGCCGCCATGGCGGAGCCGACGCTGGTGCCGACGAAGATATCGAACTGCACGCCGCGTTCGCGAAACGCCTTGTAGATTCCGACATGCGCGGTGCCAAAACTCCCGCCGCCGGCGGCGACGAAGCCGATTGCCCGGCCGCACAGGAAGCGGACCAGGCTGTCGATATCGATCTGGTCTTCGAGGGCGACGTGGTGATGCATGAAGGCCGGCAGCCGCGCCAGCCAGGCCGCGGTGCCGGAGACTTCGCCGCTGCGACGGTCGTGAATGCGGACGAGGCGCCGGGCCGAAACGGAATGAACTTCGCAGGCAAAGGACTCGATCTCCGTCAGCGCGGCGGCGGGCGCCTCGCCGAGGCACGCGAACACCACCATGTCGGCCTGCCGTATCGCCTTGCGCGTCCATGGCGAGGCGTCGCGGCCGCCGAGATACACCACCAGCGGCGCGGTATGTTCGAGCTTGTTGAGCCATTCGGTGACGTCGTGCGCATCGAGCGCGCGGCCGGGAAACATCGCCTGCAGGCGGTCGGCATCGACAATCTCGGCCTCGATTGCAGCCAGCCCTTCACGCATCCGGCGATCGAACGCGGCCGGCAGCGGCGCCACGCCGCCATCGATCAGCGCCACGGTGCGCGCCTTCGGTGACGCGGGGAACGGCGCGATGCGCGCGGTTTCCTTGGCGAAGCGCCGCGCCAGCGCAGCCAGCAGCGCCTCGACGATGGCGGGGGCTTCCTCGACGAGCTTCTGATACGCCGGACGCGTCAATGCCAGCACGCTGGTATCGCGAATCGCGACGACGTCAGCCGTGCGCGGACCATTGGCGAAGAAGCCGATCTCGCCGACCAGCTCGCCGGCGCGGAGCTCGGCGATCGGCTCACTGTAGCCGGTCTTGCGCACCGCGAGCGCGCCGTGCAGCACCAGGAACACCGCATCCGACGGCCCGCCTTGCGCGACCAGCATTTGCCCGCGCACCAGATCCCGGCGGACCATGGCGTTGAGCACCCTCAGCCGCTGCTCGGCGCTGAGCGTTCGAAACAGCGCGAACTCCTCCAAGGCGGAGCTCCACGCAAGTCCCGAACTCGATCCACTCATTTGGTGCACCCGGTTGAAACCGCGTGACTTTAGCGTCCAGCCCTGTCAGCCGCGAGCGATATCACGGCCACTGCCGAGCGCACCGCAGCAATACCGCGCGGGCGCAGTGCAACATGAGCGGCGAATCGGGCCCGGCCTTAGGCCGCCCACCGGTTGCGATTCTTCTCGGCGAGAATTGGCCGGATCAGCCGGCCAAAGCGCTCGGCCTCCTCGTCATGCAGATAGCCGGACAGGCAGAACGAATGGCAGCCGGCATCGATGAACTGCTGCAGCGTATCGGCGCATTGGACGGGATTGCCGACGACGGCGATGCCGGCGCCGGGACGGACTTTCGTAATGCCGGTCCACAGATGCGGCAGCAGCAGGTCGCCATGCTCGCGGGCCAGCTGCTGCACGCGCATGTTGGCTTCCGATTTGTTGTAAAGCGTCTTCATGTCCTGCTTCTGCCGCTCGGTCGCGTGGCGCACCAGTTGATCGGCGGCCTCCCAGGCGTCAGCCTCATTCTCGCGGCAGATCACCTGCAGCCGCATGCCGAAGCCGATGTCGTCTTCGCGGCCATGCGCACGCGCCATCTGTCGGATCTCGGCGATGTTGGAGGCGATCTTTTCCGGCAGGTCGCCCCAGAACAGATGGACGTCGGAATGTTTCGCCGACAATTCCCAGGCCTGGCGCGAGCCGCCGCCGAGATAGAATTTTGGGAACGGCTGCTGATGCGGGCGCGGCCGGATGTGCGCGCCGGCCAATTTGTGAAACTTGCCTTCAAAATTCAGCGGGCCACGCGTCGTCCACAGCGCTTTCAGGATCGAGACTTCCTCTTCCATCAATTCGTAGCGCTGCTCCTTCGGATAGCGCACGCCCTCGCCTTCGACCTCGCTCTCATTCTGGCCGGCGATCAGGTTGATGCAGATGCGACCACCCGACATCTGGTCGAAGGTCGAGATCATCTTCGCCAGCAGCACCGGATTGATGTAGCCGGGCCTTGCCGCGATCAGCGGCTTGATCGATGACGACCGCGCCGCCATGAACGCGCCTGATATCCACGCCTCCCAGCATGTCGAGCCGACCGGAATCAAGAGATATTCAAAGCCGGCCGCTTCCGCCGCCTGCACCACCCGATCGCATAGTTCGGGCGAGCCCGGAATCTGCGCATCCACCAGGCCATAGGCGGTGGTGTCACCGTGCGTGGGCAGATACCAGCCGAATTCGAGCGGACGCATAATAGCCTCTTCCGTTGCGCGCTTGCCGGCGCGTCTGTGCTTGACCGGCGTCAAAGCCGTCGGGTGGAAGCAGTCTAGCGTCCAAACAGCGCGCCGCAATCGGGTTGAACCGCGGCGTCGGCGACACTATTTCGATCTCGTTCACGTGTGCGCCATGATGGAGATATCAGGAATGTCCCCGGTCTCGTTGCTGCTCAATATCATCTGGATCGTGCTCGGCGGCGCGTGGATGGCGTTCGGCTGGCTGGTCGCCGCCGTCGTCATGGCGATCACGATCGTCGGCATTCCCTGGGCGCGGGCGGCGTTCAACATCGCCGCCTATACCCTGTTCCCGTTCGGCTTCACCGCGGTCTCGCGCGACGCCTACACCGGCATGGAGGATATCGGCACCGGGCCGCTCGGGGTGATCGGCAACATCATCTGGCTGGTGCTCGCGGGATGGTGGCTGGCGCTCGGGCACCTGATCACGGCCGTATTGCTGGCCGTGACCATCATCGGCATTCCCTTTGCCTGGGCCCACCTCAAGCTTGCCGGGATCGCGCTGTGGCCGATCGGCAAGATCATCGTTCCGGCGACGTGATGGTCGGATTGGCTCGATTCAGGCCGCCGTTTCCGCCGGCTTCAGCCGTTCGAACTCGGCGTCGCTGATGTCGGTCTGGGCCACCAGCACGCTGCAGCGCAGCCGCTTGACCAGATAGCTGCCGATCGAGCCGAACCAGCGCGCCAGCGCCCCTTGCGGGCGATGGCCGACGACCACGAGATGGGCGCCGATTTCCTCGGCGACCTCGGCGATCTTCTGGCCGGCATCGCCGACCTCGAGCCGCGCGGTCGGCGTGAAGCCCAACGCCTTCAGCCGCTCGGTGCCCTCGTTCAGGATGGCCTTGTAGTCCTCGGTCTGCAGCTCGATCGGGATCGTGAGCCCGGCCTCCGGCGTCATGATCGAGGAAACCTCGACGACGGCAAGCAGAAACACCTCGGAACGGCAAAGTTGTGCGAGCTTTGCGCCCTCCCGCAAGGCGCGCCGCCCCTCCACCGAACCATCATAGGCGAGAAGAACCTTCTTATACATCGGACGTCCCCATCGATGGCGAGAAGATTAATGTGCCAAGAGTACCACCAATTGACGGGAATGGAGGGGAATTTTGTGTCCGGAACGGACTTCGTTGGTCGGCCTCCGCCTTCCTGGCCCCGAGAAGGGCCGTTGCCCCTGCCCGGCCAATCGGCTAAATGAGGCGGGCAAGCACCCGTAGCTCAGCTGGATAGAGCGTTGCCCTCCGAAGGCAAAGGTCACACGTTCGAATCGTGTCGGGTGCGCCATTCTGCGATTTTTCATGAAGGCGTTGCCGGCGACCCGCAAGCGCCGAGGGATCGTCTGGTCGAATCAATCGCAAGGCAAGGGCATCCGTCTGCATCGGCGGGACAGGGCTTGCCATCGCCACCGGCCACCGCATCGACGACCAGATCGCCGCGCTGCATCTGCATCAAACCCCGGGACCGATTCGATCCACGTCAACGCGTCGCGCTCGCGATCAAGGTCAAGGGCGGCGCCCTGCTGCGCCACCCGTCGTCACATCACCCGCTAGCGCGGGCCGGCAACCACGATTGGCAGCTCGCGCGGCGGCCATACGGGCCGCCGCTGCCGCATCGTCTTCATCCTCTCGGCTGGCGCCGCTGGCGGCTTTCTCCATCTGTGACGCGTTGCAGATGGAGCGCGAGGGGTCGGGAAGAAATCCGATGGGCCTGCAAGCGATCCTCATGATCGAGAGCATCAGTACCTGCGGTCTTGGCATTCGTCTTGCTGGAGTGACGGTGAAACCTCCTCATGCATTCGGCGTGTCGGAGTTGCATCATCATTTGCGCGAAGCCCGACAAGGCAAGGCGATCGGCAGAGCAAGTCATGACGGATATGGCGGAACTGAAGAAGAGGAAAGTGCCGCTCAATCTGGCGATCGTGCACGTCGACCCGGACGCCTTTATCGCGAATTTCATGGGCTGGCTGGAAATCACCGCCTTCATCACGGCGCAGCGGGCCGGCGAAGCTCCCGCCCTTGCCGGCGCCGAGATCCCAGCACTGTCGCCGCAACAGTTGCGAAAGGGCGGCGTGCATGATGTCGGCAACGACGCCATCGTTGCCTTCTGCATGACGGCCGCGATGAAGGCGGACAAGGCGGCAGTGGACAAGGTGGAAGGCGCCCTGGTGGATAGCATGGGGAAGGAATTCCCCGGCTCGTTCGGCCTGTGGCATTTCAAGGCCCAGATCGATGCGCCGGTCACACTCGATGACTTCGTGGGTCAGGCCGGCAAGAAAATGCTGCTGGGCGATATTCCCCCGCCGCCGCTGCGCGCCAAGGAGAACTGGAATACAGGGTTGCGCTTCTTCGAGAAGGCGCGCAAATCCAATTTCGTCCACGAGATCATGTACCCGCTGGCCAACTGGACGCGGGTCCGCTGGACCGAAACCCTGGAGAAGGGCGTCGCCTTCCTCCAGCACATCGAAGACAATGTCCCGGTCCTGCGCGCGGTGCTGGACGACCCGCGCAACGATCAGCCCTTCATCGCCAATGCACTGCTCAACCTGGCCCCCGCAGTGGATATGGAGTTGACCGAGGAATATCAGGGATTTCTGCGGTCCCTGGCACGCCGGAATTAGCATCCCCGCGAGGGCAGATGAGGCGATCATGACCCATTCCCTGAATGTTGCCGTCTTGCCCGATCGCCGCGTCGTGGCCATCGGCGGGGCAGACCGCGTCAAGTTTCTGCAAGGGCTGATGACCAACGATATCCGGCGGCTGGCCGCCGACCGGGCGCTTTATGGCGGCTTTCTCACGGGACAGGGCAAGTTGCTCTATGACGCCTTCGCGATTGCAGATGGCGAGCGCATCCTGATCGACATCGCCGCCAATCTTGCCGGGGATCTCGTCAAACGCCTGATCAGCTTCAAGCTGCGCGCGGCGGTGGAGATCGGCGAGACGGCGCCCGCGCTTGCCGTGGCGGCGGCGTGGGGGCCCGGCGCCGCCACGAAACTCGAACTGGAATCAACCGAGGGCGCCGCGGGCAACCGCACCTTTGCCGAGCCCCATCATGCGTTCGTCGATCCGCGGATCGCAGACTTGGGGGTAAGGCTGATTTATCCGGCGGATTTTGCGATGGCGACAAAGCTCACTCCCTTTGGCTTCGTCGCGGCTACGGTGGCAGACTATACCGCGCACCGGCTGTCACTCGGCATCGCCGATACCGCCGAGATCGGCGGCGAGGTCTGCTATCCGCTGGAGGCCAATTTCGAAATGCTTCACGGGGTCGACTTCAAGAAGGGTTGTTACGTCGGTCAGGAGTTGACCGCCCGCATGAAGTTCCGGGGCATCCAGCGCAAGCGCATCTTGCCGGTCAGCGGCGCAGCCGCGTTGCCGGAAGCCGGTACATCGGTGACGAGCGATGGAACCGAACTTGGACCGCTGATCGCCGCCTCCGGAACGCAGGGTCTGGCCCTGTTGCGCCTCGATCGTCTGGACGACAAGAAAGAGGGAGCGATCCGCGCCCGGGACGTGCAGCTCAGTATCGGTTGGCCGAACTGGCTTCCCCGCTAGAAAACCGCGGCAACACTCACGTTGCCGGCCGCTGCCTTGCCGGCCGTTTGGCGCACGTCGAAACCTTCGAATTGAGGAGGCCCCAGATACAGCGGCTTGGTGTTGCCGGCCCGTTGGTGCGCGGCCCGGAACGCCTCTGATTTCGTCCACGCTTCAAAAGCGTCGCGGCTCTGCCACACCGTGTGGGAGGCATAGAGCGTATGATCCTCGGCCTCCGGACCTCGGAGCAAATGAAATTCGACGAAGCCCGGCACCTTTTCGAGATGACTGTCGCGGGAAAGCCAGACCTGTTCGAAGTCCGCTTCGGATCCTTTTGCCACACGGAAACGATTCATCGCAATAAACATTGGCCTACCTCGAATACAGCTCTACTGATCCGCCGAGGATGGGCAGATCCGCACCTGAACATCGCACGGCCGCGCCATATACGGCGACGAGGTCACCACGACATCGGCTCCCGCTTGCGCATAAGCCGCAACATTTCCCGCGTGAATGCCGCCGGCAACCGCAACGACGGGCCGTGATCGCCCGATTGCGGCCATCCGCGCCACGAGCATGGTGACTTGAGCCGGCGTGAACTTCTCCGCCTGGATGACATCGAAGCCGACCGAAGCTGCAACGATCGCCGCCTCCAGCGTGTTCACCTCGATGACCAGTCGTTTCTCTGGCGCAGCACGCCGCAACCGCTCGACCAGTCCCACGAAAGGCTCCTTGCCGAGAAACGCCTGGTGCTCCGGAAACACCAGCACCGTCTCCGACAACCCGAGCCGATGCATCACCGCCCCGCCTGCCCTCACCGCAGCGACTGCAAAGCGTTTGGTGCCGGGAACGTTCTTGCGCGTACAGGCCACCGCCATGTTGGGCGCGACAGCCGTCGCCGCGGCGACGACCGCATGCGCCTCCGTCGCAACGCCGGACCAGATCTCGATCAGTGTTTGCGCCACCTTCCAGCTCCGCAGCAACGCCGCGGCCGGGCCGTGCGCGGTCAGGATCGGCGATCCCGCCGCGAGCGCGGAGCCGGAGGACGCAAACAGTTCCACCCGGCAGCCGGCAAGCTCGATGATCGCAGCCGCATCCTCCGCCAGCGCCAGCACCATCGCGTCGCGGGCGGAGAACTGCATGGTACCGGCGGCTGCACCAATCCCGAGCGCCTCCGTCGTCAGGTCGCCGTAGGGAACATCGTCTGCAAGAAGCGCTTCGAGCTCCGCGCGCGACGCAACGGTCGGCGCGGGCC
It contains:
- the ygfZ gene encoding CAF17-like 4Fe-4S cluster assembly/insertion protein YgfZ, coding for MTHSLNVAVLPDRRVVAIGGADRVKFLQGLMTNDIRRLAADRALYGGFLTGQGKLLYDAFAIADGERILIDIAANLAGDLVKRLISFKLRAAVEIGETAPALAVAAAWGPGAATKLELESTEGAAGNRTFAEPHHAFVDPRIADLGVRLIYPADFAMATKLTPFGFVAATVADYTAHRLSLGIADTAEIGGEVCYPLEANFEMLHGVDFKKGCYVGQELTARMKFRGIQRKRILPVSGAAALPEAGTSVTSDGTELGPLIAASGTQGLALLRLDRLDDKKEGAIRARDVQLSIGWPNWLPR
- a CDS encoding YccF domain-containing protein → MSPVSLLLNIIWIVLGGAWMAFGWLVAAVVMAITIVGIPWARAAFNIAAYTLFPFGFTAVSRDAYTGMEDIGTGPLGVIGNIIWLVLAGWWLALGHLITAVLLAVTIIGIPFAWAHLKLAGIALWPIGKIIVPAT
- a CDS encoding patatin-like phospholipase family protein translates to MEEFALFRTLSAEQRLRVLNAMVRRDLVRGQMLVAQGGPSDAVFLVLHGALAVRKTGYSEPIAELRAGELVGEIGFFANGPRTADVVAIRDTSVLALTRPAYQKLVEEAPAIVEALLAALARRFAKETARIAPFPASPKARTVALIDGGVAPLPAAFDRRMREGLAAIEAEIVDADRLQAMFPGRALDAHDVTEWLNKLEHTAPLVVYLGGRDASPWTRKAIRQADMVVFACLGEAPAAALTEIESFACEVHSVSARRLVRIHDRRSGEVSGTAAWLARLPAFMHHHVALEDQIDIDSLVRFLCGRAIGFVAAGGGSFGTAHVGIYKAFRERGVQFDIFVGTSVGSAMAAGFAKNLEAEHLEQGTHEIFVKARSFRRPTWPRYSLLDHKSFDRALAHQYGAECRIEDCWRPFAAVATNLSTHNLELIRTGLLWQAVRASSAIPGLLPPFYTPEGAMLVDGCLIDNVPLTSMHQLKSGPNLVVHFGEPAAEMFDVDYAALPGRFELIAAMLTPFRKKLLPAAPSAVNVLWRSLVAHQRYDTLPVGPFDMVMRPPSPDGVDVTDFDRHTEIFEASYGWAKEAITALEAGESSAIQAILGAGALERRQVRLSPPPTARPATALR
- a CDS encoding antibiotic biosynthesis monooxygenase family protein, with the translated sequence MFIAMNRFRVAKGSEADFEQVWLSRDSHLEKVPGFVEFHLLRGPEAEDHTLYASHTVWQSRDAFEAWTKSEAFRAAHQRAGNTKPLYLGPPQFEGFDVRQTAGKAAAGNVSVAAVF
- the modD gene encoding ModD protein translates to MSSPAKLRPTPPPAAFVAAPPLWPAPTVASRAELEALLADDVPYGDLTTEALGIGAAAGTMQFSARDAMVLALAEDAAAIIELAGCRVELFASSGSALAAGSPILTAHGPAAALLRSWKVAQTLIEIWSGVATEAHAVVAAATAVAPNMAVACTRKNVPGTKRFAVAAVRAGGAVMHRLGLSETVLVFPEHQAFLGKEPFVGLVERLRRAAPEKRLVIEVNTLEAAIVAASVGFDVIQAEKFTPAQVTMLVARMAAIGRSRPVVAVAGGIHAGNVAAYAQAGADVVVTSSPYMARPCDVQVRICPSSADQ
- a CDS encoding universal stress protein produces the protein MYKKVLLAYDGSVEGRRALREGAKLAQLCRSEVFLLAVVEVSSIMTPEAGLTIPIELQTEDYKAILNEGTERLKALGFTPTARLEVGDAGQKIAEVAEEIGAHLVVVGHRPQGALARWFGSIGSYLVKRLRCSVLVAQTDISDAEFERLKPAETAA
- a CDS encoding LLM class flavin-dependent oxidoreductase; this translates as MRPLEFGWYLPTHGDTTAYGLVDAQIPGSPELCDRVVQAAEAAGFEYLLIPVGSTCWEAWISGAFMAARSSSIKPLIAARPGYINPVLLAKMISTFDQMSGGRICINLIAGQNESEVEGEGVRYPKEQRYELMEEEVSILKALWTTRGPLNFEGKFHKLAGAHIRPRPHQQPFPKFYLGGGSRQAWELSAKHSDVHLFWGDLPEKIASNIAEIRQMARAHGREDDIGFGMRLQVICRENEADAWEAADQLVRHATERQKQDMKTLYNKSEANMRVQQLAREHGDLLLPHLWTGITKVRPGAGIAVVGNPVQCADTLQQFIDAGCHSFCLSGYLHDEEAERFGRLIRPILAEKNRNRWAA